From the genome of Thermogutta terrifontis, one region includes:
- a CDS encoding beta-ketoacyl-[acyl-carrier-protein] synthase family protein: MPEVVITGLGVVSPIGTGCDEFWHSLSEGRSGIRRIPALNGQPFPFAIGGQIVNFDATDKIRPRKALKVMSRDIQLAFVAADMALQEAGIAASGVSPERFGIVFGADLIPCELDEIANAIRSCMVDGRFDFSLWGTRALSELYPLWLLKYLPNMPACHIGIAYDARGPNNSLTLAEVSSLAAITEAVRVIQRGDADVMVAGGTGCRIHPAVWVRTGAYQLSSRVDQPERACRPFDLDRDGMVHGEGAGAVVLESRKHAEARGAPILARVLGFACAFEARRPDQPWSGEAIKRAIRDALRMAELKPHDVGHVNAHGLSTVEDDIAEARAIRSELGDVAVTAPKSFFGNLAAGTGAVELAVSLLAFRHGQVPITLNCERPDPRCPINVVNKAPVPAAPPVAVVLNHSRIGQAVALVVAGP, encoded by the coding sequence GTGCCAGAGGTCGTCATAACAGGTCTGGGAGTTGTCAGCCCGATCGGAACGGGATGTGACGAGTTTTGGCACTCTCTATCCGAAGGCCGATCAGGGATTCGGCGGATTCCGGCACTTAACGGGCAGCCTTTTCCGTTTGCAATTGGGGGGCAGATAGTCAACTTCGACGCCACCGATAAGATTCGTCCCCGCAAGGCGCTGAAGGTGATGAGCCGAGACATTCAGCTCGCCTTCGTGGCGGCTGATATGGCCCTGCAAGAGGCTGGAATTGCAGCGTCGGGTGTGTCGCCGGAGCGGTTCGGCATTGTATTTGGGGCAGACCTCATTCCGTGCGAACTGGACGAAATTGCCAATGCGATCCGTAGTTGCATGGTCGATGGCCGATTTGATTTTAGTTTGTGGGGAACGCGGGCACTCTCGGAGCTATATCCCCTCTGGCTTCTGAAATACCTTCCCAATATGCCCGCGTGCCACATTGGAATTGCGTACGATGCCCGCGGGCCAAATAATTCGCTGACTCTCGCAGAGGTTTCCAGCCTGGCTGCGATCACGGAGGCTGTGCGTGTGATCCAGCGGGGGGATGCCGACGTCATGGTGGCTGGAGGAACCGGCTGTCGGATTCATCCCGCAGTTTGGGTGAGAACCGGAGCGTATCAACTCTCCAGCCGCGTCGACCAGCCTGAACGGGCATGTCGGCCGTTCGATTTGGATCGTGACGGAATGGTGCACGGCGAGGGTGCCGGAGCGGTGGTACTCGAAAGCCGAAAGCACGCCGAGGCCCGTGGCGCACCAATTTTGGCAAGAGTCCTTGGATTTGCCTGTGCATTCGAGGCTCGGCGGCCTGATCAGCCCTGGTCTGGAGAAGCCATCAAAAGGGCGATCCGCGATGCGCTTCGGATGGCGGAGTTGAAACCGCACGATGTGGGGCACGTTAACGCCCACGGACTGTCCACAGTGGAAGATGACATCGCTGAAGCCCGCGCGATCCGCTCCGAACTTGGCGATGTAGCGGTGACAGCCCCAAAAAGTTTTTTTGGCAACCTTGCAGCGGGAACCGGGGCCGTGGAATTAGCAGTCTCTCTCCTGGCGTTCAGGCACGGACAGGTGCCCATCACGCTCAACTGTGAACGGCCTGATCCGCGGTGCCCCATCAACGTTGTCAATAAGGCGCCTGTGCCGGCAGCACCGCCGGTGGCCGTTGTCCTCAACCACTCACGCATCGGGCAGGCCGTGGCCCTGGTCGTTGCGGGGCCGTGA
- the purE gene encoding 5-(carboxyamino)imidazole ribonucleotide mutase gives MSALVGILMGSDSDWPHVKAAADVLKEFGVPFEAHVMSAHRTPDKVAQYAAQAESRGIKVILAAAGGAAHLAGVVAAHTTLPVIGIPVPTNLAGGLDSLLSMVQMPGDIPVATVGVGSGGPRNAGLLAISVLALSDSKLAEKLKDFRKRLVEKVAARDQALQTKINEE, from the coding sequence ATGAGTGCGCTGGTAGGAATCTTGATGGGAAGTGACAGCGATTGGCCACACGTCAAAGCGGCGGCCGATGTTCTGAAAGAGTTCGGGGTCCCATTCGAGGCCCACGTCATGAGTGCCCATCGCACGCCCGACAAAGTGGCCCAGTATGCTGCGCAGGCTGAATCGCGTGGGATCAAAGTCATTCTTGCGGCAGCAGGTGGGGCGGCGCACTTAGCCGGGGTCGTTGCGGCACATACCACACTTCCGGTTATTGGCATTCCAGTGCCCACCAATTTAGCTGGTGGGTTGGATTCGCTCCTGTCGATGGTCCAGATGCCGGGGGACATCCCGGTGGCTACCGTTGGAGTTGGGAGCGGCGGGCCGCGGAATGCGGGGCTTCTGGCCATTTCAGTCCTCGCACTTTCCGATTCGAAACTGGCAGAAAAGTTGAAAGATTTCCGAAAGCGACTGGTGGAAAAAGTTGCGGCGAGGGATCAGGCACTGCAGACCAAGATCAATGAGGAATGA
- the mtnA gene encoding S-methyl-5-thioribose-1-phosphate isomerase — MTKEVVTLEWIGDVDGSLRILDQTRLPREVVYRECHDERAVWEAIKTLQVRGAPAIGIAAAYGVCLGIKSAPDDEQAFFQRLDEVASYLASSRPTAVNLFWALDRMRRRAETLRGQPLDLIRKALLEEVRAIHEEDRALCHAIGRWGESLIEDRSGILTHCNAGGLATAEYGTALAVIYEAVAKGKRVHVFADETRPLLQGARLTAWELKAHGIPVTLICDNMAAEVMKEGKVQAVIVGADRIAANGDTANKIGTYGLAILARYHRIPFYVAAPSSTFDLQLSHGGLIPIEQRDPREVTSPFGIPIAPEGIDVYNPAFDVTPAELITAIICEKGVIRPVNKETIAAILGRALAGPERAQTVVK, encoded by the coding sequence ATGACAAAAGAAGTGGTCACGCTCGAGTGGATCGGTGACGTTGACGGGAGCCTACGGATATTGGATCAAACGCGGCTACCCCGGGAAGTAGTCTATCGGGAATGCCACGACGAACGCGCCGTTTGGGAAGCGATTAAGACGCTTCAGGTGCGTGGGGCTCCGGCCATCGGTATCGCCGCTGCCTACGGGGTGTGCTTGGGAATCAAATCTGCGCCTGATGACGAGCAAGCTTTTTTCCAGCGGCTGGACGAGGTCGCATCGTATCTTGCATCGTCTCGCCCTACGGCGGTCAACCTTTTTTGGGCGCTCGATCGCATGCGTCGCCGGGCGGAGACTCTTCGGGGACAGCCGCTGGACCTGATTCGCAAGGCATTGCTGGAAGAGGTACGTGCTATTCACGAAGAAGATCGTGCATTATGCCACGCGATCGGGCGATGGGGGGAAAGCCTTATCGAAGATAGATCAGGGATCTTGACGCACTGCAATGCCGGCGGCCTGGCTACCGCAGAGTATGGCACGGCCCTGGCTGTCATCTACGAGGCGGTTGCGAAAGGAAAACGCGTCCACGTCTTTGCCGATGAAACCCGTCCGCTTCTTCAGGGCGCACGGCTAACAGCGTGGGAGCTCAAGGCACACGGCATTCCGGTCACCCTGATTTGCGACAATATGGCAGCGGAAGTCATGAAGGAAGGAAAAGTGCAGGCAGTCATTGTCGGGGCGGACCGAATCGCTGCCAATGGGGATACCGCCAACAAAATTGGCACCTACGGTCTGGCTATTCTGGCTCGGTATCACCGCATTCCCTTCTATGTCGCTGCGCCCAGTTCGACATTTGATCTGCAGCTCTCGCATGGCGGGCTGATCCCGATCGAACAGCGCGATCCTCGAGAAGTCACGTCTCCGTTCGGAATTCCAATCGCTCCTGAAGGTATCGACGTTTACAATCCCGCTTTCGACGTGACACCGGCTGAGCTCATCACGGCGATCATCTGTGAGAAAGGCGTCATCCGGCCCGTTAACAAGGAGACCATTGCCGCAATATTGGGTCGGGCTCTCGCCGGCCCCGAGCGGGCACAGACCGTAGTGAAATAG
- the malQ gene encoding 4-alpha-glucanotransferase — MRESGILLHPTSLPSQYGIGDLGPSAYAFIDWLVEAGQRYWQILPLGPVDGYGSPYSSVSAFAGNELLISPELLVEEGLLPLSALNDGEIPRAAVDSPVHYQTVANAKRKLLQHAFSMSGFDRSEGNHPLWEHFARFCSEEAWWLKVYAAYQSLAEMFPGIPWAEWHLKAPGIPLEMLRRGEFDPLGKDLPEVLQKNYRFHCFVQFLFCRQWDALHRYAATHGIKIFGDVPIYVSYHSADVWAHPQYFFLDDDYRPIEVAGVPPDYFNATGQLWGNPVYRWDILCRDGYRWWIERFHSVFERVDLARVDHFRGFAAYWSVPAGHPTAEHGKWVPGPGAHFFEVLLKSWEGPWRETAANTRTLPIVAEDLGHITPDVIALRRMFGFPGMAVLQFAFGPAKVDQFLPDKVAPDTVMYSGTHDNDTSLGWFQHEVRGDPALLARLRQYCRAEPDSISWDMIELAFQSRSEIAIVPLQDVLGLGSDARMNIPGTPSNNWRWRFSPASLTKALAERLRQVTEKTGRIAISQPAAASSPQSR, encoded by the coding sequence ATGAGGGAAAGCGGCATCCTCCTGCATCCGACATCGCTACCCAGCCAGTATGGCATCGGCGATCTTGGTCCCAGCGCGTACGCCTTCATCGATTGGCTCGTCGAGGCGGGTCAGCGTTACTGGCAAATTCTCCCGCTTGGTCCTGTGGACGGCTACGGCTCACCGTACAGTTCGGTCTCGGCCTTTGCCGGCAACGAATTGCTCATCTCCCCCGAGCTGCTGGTCGAAGAGGGGTTGCTCCCCCTCTCCGCTTTGAATGACGGTGAAATTCCCCGCGCGGCCGTCGATAGCCCCGTACATTACCAGACCGTCGCGAATGCGAAACGAAAACTCCTCCAGCACGCCTTTTCAATGAGCGGTTTCGACCGGTCCGAGGGGAATCACCCCTTGTGGGAACACTTTGCCCGATTTTGCAGTGAAGAGGCGTGGTGGCTCAAAGTCTACGCCGCTTACCAGTCGCTGGCAGAGATGTTTCCCGGAATTCCCTGGGCGGAGTGGCACTTAAAGGCGCCCGGAATACCCCTGGAAATGCTGCGGAGAGGAGAATTTGATCCTCTCGGCAAAGATCTCCCTGAGGTTTTGCAGAAAAATTATCGCTTTCACTGTTTTGTGCAGTTTTTGTTTTGCCGCCAGTGGGACGCCCTGCACCGCTACGCAGCCACTCATGGCATAAAAATATTCGGAGATGTGCCGATCTACGTGTCTTACCACAGTGCCGATGTCTGGGCCCATCCGCAGTACTTTTTCCTCGATGACGATTACCGCCCGATTGAAGTCGCCGGTGTTCCACCCGACTATTTCAATGCCACGGGCCAGTTGTGGGGCAATCCCGTTTATCGGTGGGATATTCTCTGCCGGGACGGTTATCGCTGGTGGATCGAACGGTTTCACTCCGTTTTCGAACGTGTTGACCTGGCAAGAGTTGACCATTTTAGGGGGTTTGCAGCGTACTGGTCTGTCCCGGCCGGGCATCCGACGGCGGAACATGGAAAATGGGTCCCAGGCCCGGGGGCCCACTTCTTCGAAGTCCTCCTCAAATCCTGGGAAGGCCCATGGCGAGAAACCGCGGCCAACACGCGAACCCTCCCGATCGTCGCCGAAGACCTCGGCCATATCACACCAGACGTTATCGCCCTTCGGAGAATGTTCGGATTTCCGGGCATGGCTGTGCTCCAATTTGCGTTTGGCCCCGCGAAGGTCGATCAATTTCTCCCCGATAAAGTGGCCCCTGACACCGTCATGTACTCGGGAACCCACGATAATGACACGAGTTTGGGTTGGTTCCAGCATGAGGTGAGGGGAGACCCAGCGCTCCTGGCCCGTCTCCGCCAATATTGCCGTGCAGAGCCTGACAGCATCAGTTGGGATATGATCGAACTGGCTTTTCAATCCCGCTCCGAGATTGCCATTGTGCCTCTTCAGGATGTTCTGGGACTCGGTTCAGACGCGCGCATGAACATCCCTGGAACTCCCTCCAACAACTGGCGGTGGCGGTTTTCACCAGCGTCGCTCACCAAGGCCCTGGCCGAACGGCTTCGACAAGTCACCGAAAAGACAGGTCGCATCGCAATCTCGCAACCCGCCGCTGCATCTTCCCCACAATCGCGATGA
- a CDS encoding SLC13 family permease, with the protein MLEFGAAISLIVVGLIFVLLATTRLAPDVVLMGGLTILLLTGCVTSQEALQGFSNEGMITIAVLFVVGAGLVETGAVSALADTLFGRAKSVTGAIARVMIPTTALSAFINNTPVVSMLIPAINDWARQNRIPPSKLLLPLSYAAILGGTCTLIGTSTNLVVNGLLIRAYDQGQLAWAPHVTRGLGMFDPTWVGLPIAVAGIAFVLISHRWLLPARDPITPIREDPKQYTTEMLVEPGSPLVGKTIEEAGLRHLPGLYLAEINRDGQVLPAVSPQERLRANDRLIFVGVVESVRDLQRIRGLVPATNQVFKLDAPRSQRCLIEAVISERCPIVGKSIRDGRFRSRYNAVVIGVAREGERLQGKIGDIVLRRGDTVLLEAHPSFVEIHRHSRDFYLISRLEDSKPPRFEKSKTALLILAAMVLVVTVSESFGDLGLKIGSWELVFGKITMLKGALLAAAAMLAFQCCTLSEARRAIDWQVLVAIGAAFGIGTALERTGAAAFVAHHLIHWVGQNPRLTLLAIHAITSLTTELVTNNAAAALMFPFALATAQELQVNPMPFVISVLTAASASFATPLGYQTNLMVYGPGGYRFTDYLKIGIPMNILVTVLTVTLAPLIWPFHR; encoded by the coding sequence ATGCTCGAGTTTGGCGCCGCCATTAGCCTAATCGTTGTCGGGTTGATTTTTGTCCTGCTGGCGACCACTCGGCTTGCCCCGGATGTGGTCCTGATGGGGGGGCTAACGATCCTTTTGTTGACCGGCTGTGTCACCAGTCAGGAGGCCCTCCAGGGGTTCTCCAACGAAGGAATGATAACAATCGCGGTGCTTTTTGTGGTTGGGGCGGGACTTGTTGAAACGGGGGCGGTTTCCGCACTGGCCGATACCCTTTTCGGCCGCGCCAAATCGGTCACAGGGGCCATCGCACGGGTGATGATCCCCACGACAGCGCTCAGCGCGTTTATCAACAACACGCCGGTCGTCAGTATGCTGATTCCCGCAATCAACGACTGGGCAAGGCAAAACCGAATTCCCCCGTCCAAACTGCTGCTGCCGCTGAGTTACGCGGCCATTCTGGGGGGCACGTGCACTCTGATTGGCACGAGCACGAATTTGGTCGTCAACGGACTTCTCATTCGGGCTTATGACCAGGGCCAGTTAGCCTGGGCACCTCACGTGACGCGGGGACTAGGGATGTTCGATCCCACATGGGTGGGCCTACCTATAGCAGTGGCGGGAATCGCTTTTGTACTGATAAGCCATCGGTGGTTGCTACCGGCACGCGATCCGATCACACCGATCCGTGAGGATCCCAAGCAGTACACTACGGAGATGCTCGTGGAGCCAGGCAGTCCGTTGGTCGGCAAAACGATTGAAGAGGCGGGGTTGCGTCATCTGCCGGGACTTTATCTGGCCGAGATCAATCGGGATGGGCAGGTTCTTCCAGCGGTTTCTCCGCAGGAACGCCTGCGGGCGAACGACCGACTGATCTTTGTGGGAGTGGTGGAATCGGTCCGTGATCTTCAGCGGATTCGCGGTCTGGTGCCCGCCACGAATCAGGTGTTTAAACTCGACGCACCCCGTTCGCAGCGCTGCCTTATCGAGGCTGTCATCAGCGAACGCTGTCCAATCGTTGGAAAAAGCATTCGCGACGGCCGATTCCGCTCGCGGTATAACGCAGTGGTCATCGGGGTTGCTCGGGAGGGGGAACGCTTGCAAGGCAAAATTGGCGATATCGTTCTCCGCCGCGGCGATACGGTGTTGTTAGAAGCGCATCCCTCGTTTGTGGAAATCCATCGGCACAGTCGAGATTTTTATCTCATCAGCCGCCTGGAGGATTCCAAACCTCCACGTTTTGAGAAGTCAAAAACAGCTCTTCTGATCCTCGCGGCGATGGTGCTCGTGGTCACTGTGAGCGAGTCCTTTGGCGACCTGGGTTTGAAAATCGGGTCATGGGAGCTGGTCTTCGGAAAGATAACGATGCTGAAAGGGGCCCTTCTGGCGGCAGCCGCCATGCTGGCTTTTCAGTGCTGCACTTTAAGCGAAGCTCGACGGGCGATTGACTGGCAGGTTCTCGTGGCCATTGGAGCAGCTTTTGGTATCGGGACCGCCCTGGAACGCACTGGTGCAGCGGCCTTTGTCGCTCACCATCTCATTCACTGGGTGGGACAGAACCCGCGTTTAACGCTGTTGGCGATCCACGCTATCACATCGCTCACAACGGAATTGGTGACCAACAATGCAGCCGCTGCGCTGATGTTCCCTTTCGCACTCGCCACAGCCCAGGAGTTGCAGGTCAATCCTATGCCGTTCGTGATCAGCGTCCTCACGGCGGCCTCCGCATCATTTGCGACTCCTCTTGGCTATCAAACCAATTTGATGGTCTATGGACCCGGGGGCTATCGGTTCACGGACTACCTGAAGATTGGTATTCCCATGAACATACTCGTGACAGTGCTCACTGTTACACTCGCCCCGCTCATTTGGCCTTTTCACCGGTGA